Within the Pengzhenrongella sicca genome, the region CGTGAGCGGGTGGGTCGTCGGGATCTGCGTGCTCGCGGGCCGGTCGCGACTCCTGCCCGCGCCGCTCGTCTGGCTCGGGGTGATCCCCGCCGTGCGGGTGCTCATCGGCCTGTTCGGGCCGTTGCTCGACGGCGCCCCGGACGCGCTGTTCGTGCTGTACCTCGCCGGCGCCGTCGGGGTGAACCTGTGGGTGCTGATCGCGGGCGCGGTGCTGGCGCGGGCCGCGCACGGCCGGACCGTCCGGCCGGGGAGCCTCGGGCCCGGCGGTTAGGACCCGGCGCGCGTCGTCGGCGCGATCGCGGCGTCGGGTCGCGCGCCGCTGCGCTCGGCACCGATCCCGGCGGCGACCACGAAGGCGATGCCGAGCACCGGCACGAGGCCCGGCTGCTGCTGGAGGAAGACCAGACCGATCAGCAGCGCGATGGCGGGCTCGAGGCTCATGAGCGTGCCGAACGCGGCCGTGGTCAGCCGGCGCAGCGCGAGCAGCTCGAACGTGAACGGCACGGTGGGCAGGAGGATCGCGAGGCCAAGGCCCGCGGCCACGAGGGGCCAGGTCAGCGAGCCGACCGTGCTCGGGGCCGCGACGACCGTCGCGACGAGCGCCGCCACCGGCATCGAGATCGCCAGGCCCCGCAGCCCCGACACCTCGTCCCCGACCCGCTGGGTCAGCACGATGTACGCGGCCCAGCACACCGCCGCGCCGAGCGCGAAGCCGACGCCGACGGCGTCGACCTTGCCGAGCCACGGCTCGGTCATCAGCAGCACCCCGAGCCCGGCGAGCACCGGCCAGACCAGCTTGCGCAGGCCGGGGCTGTGCGCGACCGCGACCCCGAGCGGCCCGAGGAACTCGAGCGCGCTCGCCGTCCCGAGCGGCAACCTGGACACGGCCGCCATGAACAGCAGGGTGACCCCGGCGGTCACGACGCCGAGCAGGACGCTCGCGCGCAGGCCGCGGCGGGACATCGTCCACGGCCGCGGACGCACGAGCAGCAGGAAGATGACGCCCGCCCAACCGAGCCGCAGCCACGCGACGCCCGCCGGCCCGAGGTCGTCGACCAGGCCGATGGACGCGGCGAGACCGAGCTGGACGCAGAGCATCGAGCCGACCGCGAGGCCGGTGCCGACGCGGGCGGATGCCCGGGCGGGCGGGCTCGTGGGCGAGGGCATCGCTTGAGTAAACACGAACGCGGCGACGGGCGACCTACTCGGGCTGATCGGCCCCCGT harbors:
- a CDS encoding EamA family transporter, producing the protein MPSPTSPPARASARVGTGLAVGSMLCVQLGLAASIGLVDDLGPAGVAWLRLGWAGVIFLLLVRPRPWTMSRRGLRASVLLGVVTAGVTLLFMAAVSRLPLGTASALEFLGPLGVAVAHSPGLRKLVWPVLAGLGVLLMTEPWLGKVDAVGVGFALGAAVCWAAYIVLTQRVGDEVSGLRGLAISMPVAALVATVVAAPSTVGSLTWPLVAAGLGLAILLPTVPFTFELLALRRLTTAAFGTLMSLEPAIALLIGLVFLQQQPGLVPVLGIAFVVAAGIGAERSGARPDAAIAPTTRAGS